Proteins co-encoded in one Timaviella obliquedivisa GSE-PSE-MK23-08B genomic window:
- a CDS encoding aromatic ring-hydroxylating dioxygenase subunit alpha: protein MELATELKSQTVQNQVREVGINPNHWYPVAWAEQLKVGQVMPVTVWQQAIAVYRNATGQAFALEDACPHKGIELHKGEVVGNCLTCPYHGWEFDSDGHCVNIPYFPKSQMLPRANARSYPTQEKYGIIWIFPGDRASASQHQLPEVPEFDHPDWVLVPITGKFNAHFSICNENTMDVFHGYLHKNLQGWFDPVLLSLKETVASVQADYRVRYKGKLSKFLGLTTQSDGVTTRIVSIDYQYPHYHSTLEGVSSLYLMRLPVGAQETRSFSLLFLQIRLPKWLLKPFRSLIVPIIRHFLFMPFLEQDVEMMESEQHNYQVNPERRYVEVNPAIIALQRLIIRQFMQQSSPSESLIEYGSSEETLTLTEAEVEQTPENSMR from the coding sequence ATGGAACTGGCAACAGAACTTAAAAGTCAGACAGTACAAAATCAGGTTCGTGAGGTGGGAATTAACCCGAATCACTGGTATCCGGTGGCTTGGGCTGAGCAGTTGAAGGTTGGGCAGGTTATGCCAGTGACCGTATGGCAACAGGCGATCGCCGTTTATCGTAATGCTACGGGTCAAGCCTTTGCGTTAGAAGATGCTTGCCCCCACAAAGGCATTGAGCTACACAAAGGCGAGGTTGTGGGCAACTGCTTGACTTGTCCCTATCATGGCTGGGAGTTTGATAGCGATGGACACTGTGTCAACATTCCTTACTTTCCTAAAAGTCAAATGCTGCCCCGCGCTAATGCTCGCAGCTATCCGACTCAGGAAAAATATGGCATTATCTGGATTTTTCCAGGCGATCGGGCTTCAGCTAGCCAACATCAACTCCCAGAAGTTCCTGAATTTGATCACCCCGACTGGGTGTTAGTGCCCATTACCGGAAAGTTCAATGCCCATTTCTCCATCTGCAACGAAAACACGATGGATGTTTTTCATGGCTACCTCCACAAAAACCTTCAGGGCTGGTTTGACCCAGTATTGTTGAGCCTAAAAGAAACTGTCGCTTCGGTACAAGCCGATTATCGCGTTCGGTACAAAGGCAAACTCTCCAAGTTTCTGGGGCTTACGACCCAAAGTGATGGTGTAACGACTCGTATCGTTTCTATTGACTATCAGTATCCTCATTATCACAGCACCTTAGAGGGTGTCTCATCGCTCTATCTAATGCGGTTGCCTGTAGGAGCACAGGAGACGCGATCGTTCTCGCTACTGTTTCTACAAATTCGTTTGCCAAAGTGGTTGCTAAAGCCTTTCAGGTCGCTGATTGTGCCTATCATTCGGCACTTTCTGTTCATGCCATTTTTAGAGCAAGATGTGGAAATGATGGAGAGCGAACAGCACAATTATCAGGTCAATCCAGAGCGACGATACGTAGAAGTTAATCCTGCTATCATTGCGCTTCAAAGATTAATCATTCGGCAATTTATGCAACAATCTAGTCCATCTGAAAGTCTAATTGAATACGGTTCTTCTGAAGAGACTCTGACTCTAACGGAAGCGGAAGTTGAGCAGACTCCAGAAAATTCGATGAGATGA
- a CDS encoding aminotransferase class I/II-fold pyridoxal phosphate-dependent enzyme, with amino-acid sequence MQVVKEYVQRWYESGLEPDEYICHSKQGNFVDIEEAETGIRRKVLTFCTNDVLGLVQNKAVQQAAIDSILQYGTSNSSCSVLSGRIDLHRQLEIEISEFKHLGHTQLFLNAWLAMQALMDAFCHLAIPVPGFQNTRETLIFTDVLNHGCIVSAIANAGTRSGKLFGHSPRVRVRAYRHCDMDDLARKMQRYVRPDDRVMVVSDAVFSMDGDIAPLPDMIAIMKNYEGSVLVMDEAHASGALGATGGGIYEHFGILPQDAIEQGVIPLIMTTFSKFAASAGAAISTHVAELKPLLNVSPSSIGTISLPPPTTAAALESIRQVRQHPEIVQRLQENTRYLRSRLIEHDFDVIGETNVLPVLLPPDLDPKVFARKLLIEHGIWVSPIWFIAKPRIRITANALHTKEEIDLLVSSMTAVRNEIYSSKPATISA; translated from the coding sequence GTGCAAGTTGTAAAGGAATACGTTCAGCGCTGGTATGAAAGTGGACTTGAGCCCGATGAATATATTTGCCATAGTAAGCAAGGCAATTTTGTCGATATTGAGGAAGCGGAAACCGGGATCAGACGGAAGGTGTTGACTTTCTGTACGAACGACGTTTTAGGTCTTGTGCAGAACAAAGCGGTGCAGCAAGCGGCAATCGACTCCATTTTGCAGTACGGCACTTCTAATAGCTCCTGTTCAGTGCTGAGTGGTCGAATTGACCTACATCGACAATTAGAGATTGAAATTTCAGAATTTAAGCATCTAGGTCATACGCAACTTTTCCTCAATGCGTGGCTGGCAATGCAAGCGTTAATGGATGCTTTTTGCCACTTGGCTATTCCAGTTCCAGGTTTTCAAAATACCCGCGAAACTTTAATTTTTACCGATGTATTGAACCATGGTTGCATTGTCTCAGCGATCGCCAATGCAGGTACACGCTCAGGCAAGCTGTTTGGGCATAGCCCTCGGGTTCGCGTACGGGCGTATCGTCACTGCGATATGGACGATTTAGCGCGTAAGATGCAGCGCTATGTCCGCCCCGACGATCGCGTCATGGTTGTTTCTGATGCCGTCTTTTCAATGGATGGTGACATTGCGCCTCTCCCTGACATGATCGCCATCATGAAGAACTATGAGGGCAGCGTGTTAGTGATGGATGAAGCCCATGCAAGTGGAGCTTTGGGCGCTACAGGAGGTGGCATTTACGAGCATTTTGGGATCTTGCCTCAGGACGCGATCGAACAAGGTGTGATTCCGTTGATTATGACCACCTTCTCGAAGTTTGCCGCTTCAGCAGGTGCCGCAATTAGCACTCATGTCGCTGAACTTAAGCCGTTGCTGAATGTGTCACCTTCCTCAATCGGCACTATTTCCTTGCCCCCTCCGACTACGGCAGCCGCCCTAGAAAGCATTCGTCAGGTACGCCAACATCCTGAGATTGTGCAGCGCCTTCAAGAAAACACTCGCTACTTGCGATCGCGCCTAATTGAGCATGACTTTGATGTAATTGGTGAAACCAACGTTTTGCCTGTCTTGCTGCCCCCTGACCTTGACCCCAAGGTTTTTGCCCGCAAGCTGCTCATTGAGCATGGCATTTGGGTATCACCCATTTGGTTTATCGCCAAGCCCCGGATTAGAATTACCGCCAATGCTCTTCACACCAAGGAAGAAATTGACCTGTTAGTCAGCAGCATGACTGCGGTACGAAATGAAATCTATAGCAGCAAGCCTGCAACCATTAGCGCTTAG
- a CDS encoding aspartyl/asparaginyl beta-hydroxylase domain-containing protein, with translation MKGLLDKAAKKIESMVPEYSVIGESIFFDKSQFPWADELEANWKVIRQELDRVLEYADSLPNFQDISPRQTRIANDNLWKTFFFYGFGFKAQKNCDRCPETTKLLSKIPGLKVAFFSILAPGKHIPEHRGKHKGLIRYHLALKVPEPREACRIRLADQIAYWEEGKSLIFDDTYYHEVWNDTNDYRVVLFLDIARPLRFPLSLVNWLVNSAIAFSPIVQVAKGNQESWEKQFEELLK, from the coding sequence ATGAAAGGGTTACTGGACAAGGCAGCCAAAAAAATTGAGAGTATGGTGCCGGAATACTCGGTGATTGGAGAATCTATCTTTTTTGATAAGTCACAGTTTCCTTGGGCAGATGAGTTAGAGGCGAATTGGAAAGTGATTCGTCAAGAGCTAGATCGAGTTTTGGAATATGCAGATTCGTTGCCCAATTTCCAAGATATTTCTCCTCGGCAAACCCGGATCGCCAATGATAATCTTTGGAAGACTTTCTTCTTCTATGGCTTTGGGTTTAAGGCGCAGAAGAACTGCGATCGCTGCCCTGAAACTACGAAGCTGCTCAGCAAGATTCCAGGTCTCAAAGTTGCGTTTTTCTCTATCCTTGCTCCTGGCAAACATATTCCTGAACACCGAGGCAAACACAAAGGACTCATTCGCTACCACCTAGCGCTAAAAGTTCCTGAACCGAGAGAGGCTTGCCGCATTCGTTTAGCCGATCAGATTGCTTACTGGGAAGAAGGAAAGAGTCTGATTTTTGATGACACTTATTACCACGAGGTTTGGAACGATACCAATGATTATCGAGTGGTGCTATTCCTCGATATTGCTCGTCCGCTCCGGTTTCCGTTGTCGTTGGTTAACTGGCTGGTCAATAGCGCGATCGCCTTTTCTCCGATCGTGCAAGTCGCTAAGGGCAATCAAGAGAGTTGGGAGAAACAGTTTGAGGAATTGTTGAAGTAG
- a CDS encoding type II toxin-antitoxin system HicB family antitoxin, whose amino-acid sequence MKIRAIVHSAEEGGYWAEVPALPGCVTEGDSMEEVMANLQDAIEGWLDVANSHDAVESTDQGVNEVIYSYC is encoded by the coding sequence ATGAAAATCAGAGCGATCGTTCATTCGGCAGAAGAGGGCGGCTATTGGGCTGAGGTGCCTGCGCTTCCGGGTTGCGTGACTGAGGGGGACTCGATGGAAGAAGTGATGGCTAATTTGCAGGATGCGATCGAGGGTTGGCTGGATGTTGCCAATAGTCATGATGCAGTTGAGTCAACCGATCAAGGTGTCAATGAGGTAATTTATTCCTATTGCTGA
- a CDS encoding transcriptional repressor: MKTQRTRSQERILTLLKSLKQAISAQDIYIKLREGKDSMGLATVYRSLETLKLEGVVQVRTVANGESLYSTVKEDKHHLTCLQCGASIPIHECPVHELENQLHQSHQFKIFYHTLEFFGLCEACQVVP, from the coding sequence ATGAAAACCCAAAGAACTCGGAGCCAGGAACGCATTCTTACATTGCTAAAAAGCTTAAAGCAAGCAATTTCTGCTCAAGATATTTATATTAAACTGCGCGAGGGCAAAGACAGTATGGGGCTTGCCACTGTTTACCGCTCGTTGGAAACATTGAAGCTAGAGGGCGTAGTGCAGGTCAGAACAGTAGCTAATGGGGAATCGCTCTATAGCACTGTTAAGGAAGATAAGCATCATCTCACTTGCTTACAATGTGGCGCATCCATTCCCATTCACGAATGTCCTGTTCATGAGTTAGAGAACCAGCTTCACCAATCCCATCAGTTCAAGATTTTCTACCACACTCTAGAGTTTTTTGGGCTTTGTGAAGCCTGTCAGGTTGTGCCTTAA
- a CDS encoding apocytochrome f — translation MKLSFRSGRPLRYLWSSTILLRKTILKSALTVLATFSLFFISDLAIPQAAHAYPFWAQQNYENPREATGRIVCANCHLAAKPAEIEVPQAVLPDTVFKAVVKIPYDLSAQQVLANGEKGPLNVGAVLILPEGFKIAPDDRIPEEMKEEVGPGYLFQQYSDTKDNIYIVGPLPGEQYQEIVFPVLSPNPDADKTAHFGKYQVHLGANRGRGQVYPTGEKSNNTVYTASASGVISAIAKTDEGGYQVSIQEANGTTVTDAIPVGPELLVSQGEEVVAGAPLTTNPNVGGFGQKDIEIVLQSAGRIKGLVAFLAAVTLTQIMLVLKKKQVEKVQAAEMTF, via the coding sequence ATGAAATTATCTTTTCGGTCGGGGCGACCCTTGCGGTATCTGTGGAGCAGCACGATTCTCCTCCGCAAAACAATCCTTAAAAGCGCTTTAACTGTCCTAGCAACCTTTTCGCTGTTCTTCATTAGCGACCTCGCCATTCCTCAAGCTGCCCATGCCTACCCTTTCTGGGCGCAGCAGAACTACGAAAACCCTCGTGAAGCAACCGGACGCATTGTTTGTGCCAACTGCCATTTGGCAGCAAAACCCGCTGAAATCGAGGTTCCTCAAGCCGTTCTACCTGATACTGTGTTTAAGGCAGTCGTAAAAATTCCTTACGACCTGAGCGCGCAGCAAGTGTTGGCTAATGGTGAAAAAGGGCCTCTCAACGTAGGTGCTGTCCTGATTTTGCCTGAAGGCTTCAAAATTGCGCCCGACGATCGCATTCCTGAAGAAATGAAGGAAGAAGTGGGTCCTGGCTATTTGTTCCAGCAGTACAGCGACACTAAGGATAATATCTACATCGTTGGTCCTCTGCCAGGCGAACAGTACCAAGAAATCGTTTTCCCAGTGCTTTCTCCTAACCCTGATGCTGATAAAACAGCGCACTTTGGCAAGTACCAAGTTCACTTGGGTGCAAACCGAGGTCGCGGTCAGGTTTATCCAACGGGTGAGAAAAGCAACAACACCGTCTATACAGCTTCGGCAAGCGGCGTGATTTCAGCGATCGCCAAAACCGATGAAGGCGGCTACCAGGTTTCGATTCAAGAAGCGAATGGCACGACGGTCACGGACGCAATTCCGGTCGGCCCTGAGTTGCTTGTTTCTCAAGGAGAGGAAGTGGTTGCAGGTGCTCCACTGACTACAAACCCTAACGTGGGTGGTTTTGGTCAGAAGGACATTGAAATTGTGTTGCAAAGCGCAGGTCGAATTAAGGGTTTAGTTGCATTTTTAGCGGCTGTAACCTTAACCCAGATTATGCTAGTGCTAAAGAAGAAGCAGGTTGAAAAAGTCCAAGCAGCTGAAATGACCTTCTAG
- the hisA gene encoding 1-(5-phosphoribosyl)-5-[(5-phosphoribosylamino)methylideneamino]imidazole-4-carboxamide isomerase has protein sequence MDVIPAIDLLEGKCVRLFQGDYAQSQVFNENPAAVAQQWVEQGATWLHLVDLDGAKVGHPVNQGAIAAIVRSTEVPVQVGGGLRDRQSVADLLALGVRRVILGTIAVEQPDLVAQLCQEFPGQIVVGIDARNGKVATRGWLETSEVEAIALAQQMANYGAAAIIYTDIYRDGTLQGPNYSALRELAEAIAIPVIASGGVSSITDLLSLLALEPLGVTGVIVGRALYTGDVSLREAVRAIGNGRLQDVPPDLGSSAIA, from the coding sequence ATGGATGTAATTCCAGCGATCGATTTACTAGAGGGAAAGTGTGTACGGCTGTTTCAAGGTGATTATGCTCAGTCGCAGGTGTTCAATGAAAATCCGGCAGCGGTGGCGCAGCAGTGGGTAGAGCAAGGCGCAACTTGGCTGCATTTGGTTGATCTGGATGGTGCGAAGGTGGGGCATCCGGTGAACCAGGGGGCGATCGCGGCTATTGTTCGTTCTACAGAGGTCCCTGTGCAGGTGGGCGGCGGATTGCGCGATCGTCAGAGTGTTGCCGATTTGTTGGCATTAGGTGTGCGGCGCGTCATTTTAGGAACGATTGCTGTTGAGCAACCTGATCTGGTCGCGCAGCTTTGCCAAGAGTTTCCGGGGCAAATTGTAGTAGGTATTGATGCCCGCAATGGCAAAGTGGCGACTCGCGGATGGCTAGAAACTTCAGAGGTGGAGGCGATCGCTCTGGCACAGCAAATGGCAAACTATGGAGCCGCCGCAATTATTTACACTGACATTTATCGGGATGGGACGTTACAGGGCCCCAATTACTCAGCCTTACGAGAGCTTGCAGAGGCGATCGCTATTCCAGTCATTGCTTCGGGTGGGGTGAGTTCTATTACTGATTTACTGAGTTTGTTGGCATTAGAGCCTCTGGGCGTAACTGGCGTGATTGTAGGACGAGCGTTGTATACGGGCGATGTGTCGCTGCGAGAAGCAGTCAGGGCGATCGGGAATGGACGATTGCAGGATGTTCCCCCTGATTTAGGTTCTTCAGCAATTGCATAG
- a CDS encoding MFS transporter, which translates to MSGGVVPTVLPEMKLELVLDPQWVGMLVSTHALTSALSTPLFGILADRVGKLRVMLPCLLLYAIAGTAPAFLTNFSALILSRAILGVASGGVAAATIGFLGSMYDGEARTRILGYATSAMATSAIVCPLLSGWVGQTHWQHAFYIYGLGLPMAIVAAVFLKKSTRSSSVIEGDTKKLRRVLVQPNVLRLYLFIMVAAAIVYAVVIYTPLYLKEAIGADPQLNGFVLAVRLVGVVLVSAFGASQVSRQLGQARAIALGFSFMAMTLATIPVLTQLYLIIPAAVLFGVGFGIITPNLYDALAIESPPELRTSVLAIGTGCNSLGQFISPVLLGLVWNYAGLPTVFYATAGLAMVASFVSLIENPQKRMG; encoded by the coding sequence ATGTCGGGGGGTGTTGTGCCAACGGTGTTGCCTGAAATGAAGCTGGAACTGGTGCTAGATCCTCAATGGGTGGGTATGTTGGTCAGCACTCATGCTCTGACCAGCGCCCTTTCTACGCCGTTGTTTGGAATTTTGGCAGACCGAGTTGGCAAGCTCAGAGTCATGCTGCCCTGTTTGCTGCTGTATGCGATCGCTGGAACTGCGCCGGCTTTCCTGACTAATTTTTCGGCTTTAATTCTGAGTCGGGCGATACTGGGCGTTGCCAGTGGTGGCGTTGCGGCAGCAACGATTGGTTTTTTGGGCAGTATGTACGATGGTGAAGCAAGGACTCGTATTTTGGGCTATGCCACCAGTGCTATGGCGACTTCGGCGATCGTCTGTCCTCTGCTAAGCGGATGGGTCGGGCAAACTCACTGGCAACACGCTTTTTACATCTATGGTCTGGGGTTGCCCATGGCGATCGTGGCTGCTGTTTTTCTGAAAAAATCAACGCGATCTTCCTCGGTCATTGAAGGCGATACGAAGAAATTGCGGAGAGTTTTGGTTCAACCTAACGTTTTGCGGCTCTATTTATTTATTATGGTGGCAGCCGCGATTGTCTACGCTGTAGTGATCTATACGCCTTTGTATCTTAAAGAGGCGATCGGGGCTGACCCTCAGCTTAATGGGTTTGTTCTGGCAGTTCGGTTGGTCGGAGTTGTTTTAGTATCGGCTTTTGGGGCGAGTCAGGTTTCTCGACAATTGGGGCAAGCCAGGGCGATCGCGTTAGGCTTTAGCTTCATGGCGATGACGCTAGCGACCATTCCTGTTCTCACTCAGCTTTACCTGATCATTCCTGCTGCCGTTCTTTTTGGCGTTGGGTTTGGCATTATCACCCCTAATCTTTACGATGCTCTCGCGATCGAATCGCCGCCAGAACTGAGAACTAGCGTGTTGGCGATCGGGACTGGGTGTAACTCTTTGGGGCAGTTTATTTCTCCAGTGCTATTAGGACTTGTTTGGAACTATGCAGGGTTGCCTACCGTTTTCTATGCAACCGCAGGTCTGGCGATGGTTGCGAGTTTTGTTAGCTTGATCGAGAATCCTCAGAAAAGGATGGGATAG
- a CDS encoding cytochrome b6-f complex iron-sulfur subunit: MAQLSGNADVPDLGRRQLMNFLLLGAASGPVVGMLYPFVKYFIPTNAGGGGGGVVAKDALGNDVVASEFLKSHVVGDRVLTQGLKGDPTYITVEGADAIASYGLNAICTHLGCVVPWNPNENKFMCPCHGSQYNNEGKVVRGPAPLSLQLAHAAVDDGGKISLTPWVETDFRTDEAPWWA, translated from the coding sequence ATGGCTCAACTTTCTGGAAATGCAGATGTACCCGATTTGGGTCGTCGTCAATTGATGAATTTTCTCTTACTCGGGGCTGCTTCCGGTCCTGTTGTAGGCATGTTGTATCCGTTCGTAAAGTACTTTATTCCTACCAATGCTGGCGGTGGGGGGGGTGGCGTAGTTGCGAAAGATGCCCTTGGCAATGATGTTGTGGCAAGTGAATTCTTGAAAAGCCACGTTGTGGGCGATCGCGTTTTAACACAAGGATTAAAAGGCGACCCAACTTATATCACAGTGGAAGGTGCCGATGCGATCGCCAGTTATGGGCTGAACGCTATTTGCACCCACCTGGGCTGCGTCGTCCCCTGGAACCCTAACGAAAACAAATTCATGTGTCCTTGTCATGGTTCTCAGTACAACAACGAAGGAAAAGTTGTTCGAGGCCCAGCACCACTGTCTTTGCAACTTGCCCACGCAGCGGTAGACGATGGCGGCAAAATTTCTCTCACCCCCTGGGTCGAAACCGACTTCCGAACTGACGAAGCACCTTGGTGGGCATAG